From Aedes albopictus strain Foshan unplaced genomic scaffold, AalbF5 HiC_scaffold_654, whole genome shotgun sequence, a single genomic window includes:
- the LOC109423210 gene encoding ribosomal RNA processing protein 36 homolog: protein MTSSEEEHSMDEMNSSQESDSDNPSESDEAEDPSNTSTVQIADEDFRQMSFQDLLQLKRRLGSKVYNEAVFGKTQKETKETASRAAKEKSKNKRVLKEESDSDGPPEELTAKRKVPALGMARNRREANQSRFKDPRFDSKQGYFSGRKFREQYGFINDLRTDELKTLKKQLEESEDPEEVQRLKFAIRRTENQILEFNKQKTQDKKRQDEKLQTRKTIDEGKRPFYEKKSTKKARELVEKYDKLKEEGKISKHIDKRKRKITAKDRKKLDFST from the exons ATGACATCGTCAGAAGAGGAGCATTCAATGGATGAGATGAACAGCAGCCAAGAGAGTGATTCTGATAATCCATCGGAATCGGATGAAGCTGAGGACCCAAGTAACACCTCAACG GTACAGATAGCAGATGAAGACTTTCGGCAGATGTCGTTCCAAGATTTACTTCAATTGAAACGCCGTCTCGGTTCAAAAGTTTACAATGAAGCTGTCTTTGGAAAAACGCAAAAAGAGACTAAAGAAACTGCATCAAGGGCGGCCAAAGAAAAGAGCAAGAACAAACGTGTTTTGAAGGAAGAAAGCGATTCGGATGGTCCACCAGAAGAACTAACTGCCAAACGGAAAGTGCCAGCTCTGGGAATGGCAAGAAATCGCCGTGAAGCCAATCAATCCCGTTTCAAGGACCCGCGATTCGATTCCAAACAAGGCTACTTCAGTGGTAGAAAGTTCCGCGAACAGTACGGCTTCATAAATGATTTGCGAACCGATGAGTTGAAAACACTTAAGAAACAACTAGAAGAAAGCGAAGATCCAGAGGAAGTTCAACGGCTGAAGTTTGCCATTCGCCGAACAGAGAACCAGATCCTCGAGTTCAACAAGCAAAAAACACAAGATAAGAAACGGCAGGATGAGAAACTGCAGACTCGCAAAACCATCGACGAAGGGAAGAGGCCGTTCTACGAAAAGAAGAGCACCAAAAAAGCCCGTGAATTGGTCGAAAAGTATGACAAACTCAAAGAGGAAGGAAAAATCAGCAAACACATCGATAAACGTAAAAGGAAAATTACCGCAAAAGATAGAAAGAAGCTGGATTTTTCTACTTGA